In Brassica napus cultivar Da-Ae chromosome C2, Da-Ae, whole genome shotgun sequence, the sequence TACAACATATCAATCCTGAATTATACCCTAACTGAAACAAAACTGGAGCCATACACGATCTAATCTAACTAGGCTACAAATATTAATAGTCAATACAAATCTTATGACTATCAAAACACATACAAGTAGACCCTAAAACTCGATTAACAGTAGTGGTTTGCCCTAAACATAAACTTATACAACACCAATGACCAGAAACCCTACTTATTTCATCGTTTATCTCTCCTCTCCGTCTTTCTATCCTTCTCAAAAACCGATCATGACTAACAATGGAGGGATTCCATCCAGATGCTGGTGTGGGAAGGGGATtgtcacttatgtttcaaaaaCGGAGGAGAACCCATACAGAAGATTCTTCCGATGTGAGATTGGTTTACAGGTAATTCTGATATATTGTGACTTTTAATTCTTCTATGTTCCAATTGACGTTTTGTGTTTCGATtcagagaaagaaggaacaacaTCTTTTTAAGTGGGTTGACGAGGCTCTGCTTGATGAAATAGAAAGGATGCATGAGCAACAGTCGATAATCGCCGAAGAAATTGAAGATTTGAGAAGTTCCTTGAAAACGACAGTGGAGGAAATGGTTATCAAGCATAAGAAATCGGAAGATGTAGGACTAATTGGATCCATTCTCACTATTTTATGTCTCTGTTCAAAATTTGATTGATCTTGTAATTGTTTTCTGAATCTAGCTACTTTATCAAAGATCGAATCAATTAGGTTTTCAGTTGTGATGTCAATTTATGGATCAATGGATCAAATCTTAACGTTAAACTAAAAACTTGCAAGAAACGAAGCAAATACTGGAAACGTgcacaaaacataaaacaaaattggTCTTGAAAAAACAGAGTTTGACAAGAAACAAAGATAATATTAGAAAAAACTCTGAAAAGTAACTTGCATAGACCGAATGGCTTGAATCCTATATTGCTCTATCACATGTCGACCGGTTGTGACATTCAATAATCGACTGCATTTACGACGTTTAGAGCTTTGAGTTCCTTGTGATGAACGGATCTTGTCTTCAACTATCTTGTACCTACGTTTCTTTCTCAGACCTGCAGCTCTTCTAGTTTCTGGATGAAGGACTTTCGCTTGTTGTACGTGAGATGGGACAATCCATGCATCTTCTGGGACACTAATAGGATTTATGCTTTCCTCATAAATAGATCTCCATGAAGCAGTGGTGTACATGTTGTCAGTGAGAGTGTGTGCATATGCCTACGCTGAAAGCTGCTTTTATGGTGTGTCTGCATGGGATTTTCATCAGATCGAATTTCCCACATGAACATGTGCGTCTGACCAAGTCGACCATACATTCAAAAGTGTCATCTCGAACCAAAAACCTGTCATCGCTAACTGGGAAAACCTGAAACTTATTACCCTTCTCAATCCTTCGATCAATCTTCTTCTCTACAGAAACGGTCAGTGGCTGTTTATGCTTAGAACTTAAAGTTCTACGTTTGAAAAACCATTGAGTCATCATTTCCCTTATGCTGTCCAACAAAGGTATAACTGGAAACTCTCTTGGCGAACGTAAAGCAGAATTTATTGATTCAGCAGGGTTATTGGTCCTAACATCGTACATGTAACCCGGAAATTGACAACGAGCCCACTTTCTCACATCAGCTTGTATTAGATAGTTTCCAATTGCAGGACTAATTGAGAAAATAGCAGTGAATTGCTTCTTAAAATCAGCAACTCGTTAAGctttagaagcctttgcaaccaAACCAGCGACACCTTTACCCTTAAAATATGTAACAACATTGTTCAGCAAGTGGTGAATGCAAATTCCATGATGAGAATGTGGATACACTTTTGCAAGAACTTTAGCAAGTGAAGTATTCCTGTCAGACACAAAAGCTAAACTTTGATTATCAGCAATGACAACATTAAGTTATCTCATAAACCATTCCCACGAGCGGTTATTCTCTGAGTCGACAACTCCAAATGCAATAGGATATAGGTTCGAGTTTCCATCCAAAGCAGTAGCAACCAGTAATACTCCTTTGTATTTGCTCTTCAAAAAAGTTCCATCCAGAACAATGACTTTCCGAAGACCAGCATAAAAACCGCAAATAGACTGACCATATGAGATGAAGAGGAATCTGAATCTCCCAGTGCTATCAGTTTCATAAAATGTGTGTGATCCTGGATTAGCTTCCTTCATCATGTGCAAGTATTTGGGAACTTTTTCATAACCCTTCTCTGGAATGCCTTTCACAACATTTACTGCATACTCACGTGCCTCCCAAGCTAAAGAGTAGGATATCTCAACTCCATGATCATTACGCATAAACTGGATGATATCATTAGGTTTCGGCCCTTCCTTGACACTTTCGTACTTATGCATAATAAGACTACCAACTGTTTTTGATGAAGCTGTCCGAACAGAGTGGTTCCTTGATGATGGAGCACATGAATGATCAGGTACATActttttgatgataaaatatgaagaacctGTTAATCCCTCTGCGCGAACACGCCAGCGGTAATCATCATCCGTTTTGCCAACTGTGTAGTCGAAATTATGTTTCATTtcgcatatttccattgttgtCTGCAAAGCTGTTTTGCTAGTAAAATGTTGACCCTTCTTCACAACATCAACCAGAGAAAAACGGACAGACCTTCCGTTGATCATATCTTTCTCACACTTGCTTTCATCATCACTTTCATCTATCTTCGCATCTTCTGCTTCAAGCTCGGCTTCACCATCAATATCATCTGAAACTTCACACGACATACCCACTTCCTCTCTGTTAGGCGACTCAGCAGGCTCTTCATTCAAGTTAAATCCGACCTTAGATCGAATACACACACATAACCGCGTTGAAGCTTTGGTCTTCACATATGTAAGAAAGTTTTTGAGTTGCCGATCATTGGTGATGAAAACAGTGGGTGAGTCGAGGCCAATCACCAAATCGGAAGGTAAGTAACTCATCTTGATATTGACCAAGTTTACATCGGTTCCAAAGTCCTCACAAACCATAACTCATAGGTTGTCAAAGGTTTTGCTTGTGTCCAAAGTAAGTAATCTACTTCCTTTTTCTTCATCAACAAGAAACTTCCATCCTTTTGTTTTGGACGATCTCCAAAAACCAGAATAGACATAGATGTGCATATTCTCACGTTAGATTGACAAAAGTTTGGAGAAACTATGAAAAAGAGATGAAGCTCCACGATTTTTTGGTCCAAATCGTGGTTGGCAACGAAGAACTAAAATTTAGGGAAGGatatttaaaaaaggaaataaaaaaaaattaatagatttaggGAATATTTTCTAACCGTTTTTTCCTAGATTTTCGGATTATGTTTAAAATCTAGTAAAAATTACATTCTACGAAAGGTAGAATAAAGATGAGGTGGTAGATATAGAATACAGGTATTATAGATAGATGAGAAGTGAGAAGAATGTATATTCTTCCACAGAAGATATAAGAAcgtttattatttcttatgatCTACCAAAAATGCACAACATAGAAGAAAATGTTGATTTTGTATTCTGCCATCATTGATCTTAATGTTTCCAGTGTAATGCGCATTTTTCCGTCTGTAGATCAATGTGTTTCAGTTAGACTGCATATTCTGAATCGCCGTAGATGGTAGATTCTATATACTAACACATTTAGCCTATTTTTCAATTTACCATTCCAAATAGTtttttaatccaaaaatatatttcatatatgcACATGTTTGACTacttcatgttttatatttttcttatttttttgcattgtaaattaattgatatgaatttttataacCTTGAAGGGTAGTAAAAGTCCAAAAGTTGTACTAAAGGGACAATAGCATAGTTTAGTTGTTCTCTTTTCTCAAATTTTCCAATATTTTATaagttgattttaagtttaatgaattCTTATTtgctatttagttagttatttgattaggtTATGGTTTGGAAGAATTCTAGAAGATTTCCCACGAAAACTTCCAGAAGATTTTCCAAAAAGATTTTCAGAATTGacatattcccgcctaaattttagtaaaataaaacctaaattttagtagaatttaatTTTTCCGCctaaagcaaagtcgtccaaaAGTTTTCTcatgtatttgattttagggtctagaagactcttagaagacttcccaagaaaCTTCtgtatcgaaaatatttaacctaattggaatttttgtctccaaATATAAAGAACATTTACACATTATCTTTTTTCTCttaaatggctgcaacaaaaatgtaatatttctcactTTGAACTCTTCGACTTCTCTCTAATttctttgaacatcaaaacaccaaactttaaatctatttctcatttttttcttatgtcttctcactaatttatcttctttttgcaggtttttcattacaaggttttcatttttcattcattcaaaggtagatctataaattttggataatttttattgtgtgttttatatattagattctaaagaactatagattcaacctaatgtggttgttttttttattatttaagcataaaattatatttttgaagtttttttctgttttgaaattatttgaatgtttttgaatttgcaggTTTTTTAGATCTGCTGAGACAGACTTTGAAAGACTTCTCACACGACTCTCAGAAGACTTCTCGGAAGACTTCTGGGCAAGtattctaatgcattttatgctagaagacttcccacgacgtcttcaggaagtcttctgcccaaagtggtacaaattttgaatatgtattttgtattttttatatattagattctaaaaagttatagattcaacctaatttgactgttttgtttattattaagcataaaaaaatatttttgaaattttctctgttttgaagccatttgaatgtttttaaatatgCAAATTTTTCATATCTCATTCAGACTttagaagacttctcagaagactttTGGAAGTCTCTTGGTACactctcggaagacttcccaaagaagtcttctaatgcattttatgctaaAAGACGTCCCACAAAGTCTTCAGGAAgtcttttgaaattttctcccCAAAGTAGtacaaattttggatatatattttgtgtgttttatatatttgattataaaaagttatagattcaacctaatgtgattgttttgtttattatttaagcataaaattttattttgaagttttttctgttttgaagtcatttgaatgcttttgaatatacagattttttcagatctgaatcagactttggaagacttctcaAAAGACTCCTGGAAGACTCTTGGAAGAATTCTAATGTGTTTTATGCAAGAAAacttcccacgaagtcttcGGAAAGTCGTCTGCCCAAAGTGGCACAAAGGAAAGATGTCAAGTGGAGTCGAAGCTTATCTTTGTTGATAAATGATATCTAGCTCTAtgtgtaatagttttgtttatggtctgttttattatttgtatgtgtactattttagttgtgaattcttttgtaaaattgaagagatgttaatcaaaagaatttggtaaatatactcatgttttgccaaaagtacttgacattattgaagttattgatacaagataccaagaattttttttaatcattatacCCACTCATAACAAAAATAACAACACAAAAATttagtcaaatttactaaaacaaagagaagacttcataaaaaaacttagtcaaattcacaaaagatcaaacatgaattttaagtgaaagttgaaatttaaaatctcatgtaagttaaaattatatcttatgatcCAAAAATACACATAAACCATATGACTTTATATTCTTGAAGCTACTTAaaacttttgaaagttaaaaatataCCTTGAAGTTACTTTACACTTCTTGAAAatctaacgtagaagacttctaaagtCTTTTCTTAGAAGTCTTTTCGgattagctagaaacattagtaaacataaatatttgaaatctcataattatcaccaaataagttttgaatttcatCCAAGAGctccaatattgactaatacacattaattaataataaaatattaaaaaataattttaattgtagagaaaatgaaagtttattaaacattgacgtagaagacttcctaaGAGTTTGCTATGGTTTCAATTTCCATGGTGTCCGGCGCTTTGTCGTCGGCACCGTGGGAGATTTCTTAGCTAGTTTGTGTCTTTTGATATCTTGCAAGGTTCTCTTTGTGTCCTCTCAGAACGGTTTATGAACTGGATTTGTCATTCATGGATCTGGATCTAATGACTTTAGTGTTGATGGATCTGGATGTAGGGTTAGCTTTCTGTTTGTTACCGGAGATGACTATGGAAAATATGTTACCTTTCTCCTAGATCTGGTTCTggattttcactaattttggcGTGTTGGGGACGCGTGGAAGCCTATTCCTGATCTTATTGTTATGGAGATGGTCGATCTTGTCGCTGTCTGCAATGTTAGATTTTGTCGGTTTCTTTGTTTGGCATGTGGTCTTTTTATATACCAATTTTTCCTATAATTGTTTCTTCTGTGTGAAGTTGAGAGCATGTCCCCACTTTAGCATTGTTTGGCTCAGAAATACTTCTAGTTAGTCTTGACGGTGTCTGCGGTGGCGTCTTGGTGTGTTCGTGAGCAGAACAGGGTTAGCATCTTTGTTGTGATGAAGTTTGTTAAGTCACCTCTTCATTTCCTATCACGAAGGAGTCCTCGTCGCATCTTTCAATAAGGGTCGTTCCTGGTTTACTTGCTTCTCCCTTAATTCCTCAGTGGCTTTGTCTTGGATGTTTGAAACAATATATAGAGGTCGAGGTGTTGGTTCAACTGGATGAAGATGCGGTTGTGGAGGGGTTTGTCTCGGGTGTGATGCTAATTTGCGTGGTTCTGGCTCTTCAGATCTTCATCGTGATTGGAGGTTCAGATAAGTTTCGGTCTTTTATGTCCTTCACGTCGCTTGCTCACTTGTCTGAGTGTTGTTCTTCGCAAGTTATCCGATTGTTTTAGGCTCTTAACTATTTATCTTTGGCCTTTAAACATTAATGTATGTGGGTGTAGAGGTAAGACCTTGCTTTTTTTTGGCTTAATTTGCCCTCGTATGGGTTCAAGTTCCAGAAATTTCACTTTGTTCCGGTTATGTATtccatgttaagctagatgggcttccaacctaaaaccaattggtgataagagGATTGGTccatctattttatatattatttagaatCCCTTTCAAAGACCGATGTGGGGCACTTTGTGTCTAAAACTCCcactcgagatgatggctctttgagCGTCAATTTCGGACAAGGATCGATGGGCCAACTTTGGGCCATATCGATGTGATTGGGTTGGACTACGTGgatcgggctctgataccatgttaagctagatgtgcttccaacctaaaacaaATTAGTGATAAGTGAATTGGTCCatcaatcttatatattacttaaggtCCCTTCTAACCAGGGTCGGGCCTGAGTAAAAGCTGACCAAGCATATGCTTGGGGCCGTGAAGTTTATAATTATACTAAGGCCATTTAATTTCAGAAAATCGCAGCTCTACTAGTCTTGGAAGAAATCAGAAGTAGAAGGGCCGTCGGTTCGAACCTGTGATcatgatttttaatgttattttttccAAATTAAGTTACTGAAGggccaaaaatatattatgtgcTTGGAGGCCTACAAAACTCAGGCCCGACCATGCTTCTAACTACCGATGTGTGATATTTTGTGTCTAATATTTCATCCATGTTCTAATATAAATCAGCTGAcggaaaaagaaaacagaacatATCATAACTATCACTAGCATTCAGATAATTATCACCAACATTCATAAATATTATATCCCTTCCTTTATGGCTAAggttttaattaccattttctaACTTGTGTCAAAGGTTGACACCCATCAACATTTTCTTTTGTCGACCCATCAAGATTACTTAAGCTTTTCTTTTCATCATTCTTTTTGCGTTTCTCCAGACTAGAGGTTAGCCCGGATTGTCCAGACTAGAGGTTAGCCCGGGCTATGCCCGGGATTTTctataatttgaaatttaatttttcattttcttggtttcattttatataaatatatcttcAATATTCAAGGAACCGGTTACACAATACATAATGGTAAATACATAATGGtaggtaaagaaaaaaaatgattttgttatACTATGATGAACCAACTTCgatattcatatttttgaattttcataactgaaaataatattcaagAAAGCAAGCTACATGAATAGCAGAGGAGGAAACCATTATCAGAGCTCTGAAAATGGCGAAGGAATGGACAGATGCCCAAGAAAAGAAAGCTACGCCGCAACAAAAGAAGTACCTTAGAGAACTATTCCCACAAAACTGTTCTGTGTTGAGAGCAGACGCTGCTTGGAGAGCTTCATCTCAACAAGCGGGATTTGGATGGACCATCAAAAGACAAGATGTTGATGTTGCTAGTTTTTCTACAGGTAGCTCGGTGGGATCAGCTCTTACAGCAGAAGCTATGGCAATGAGACAAGCAATTCAAGAGGCTCGAATCTTGGGACACAAGCGACTGGTATGTGAGGCGGATTCGCTGCAACTCGTCAAAGCCCTCAGTGGAGGGGAGGTCCCCCTAGAAATTTATGGCATTGTGGCCGATATCTTTGATTCCTTTGTTTACTTTGATGTAATCGCCTTTGGTTGGATTCCTAGAGACTTAAATGCTGATGCAGATGCTCTAGCAAAGCAAGGCCATGTAGAGGGTGAAGCCTTAATGGCCACCACCTAACTCTTCCTATGATATTAATtaagttgtgtttcaaaaaaaaaaagcaagctACATGaataaaaagttaattaaatttGACATATGTTCAAATAGTCTTTTATCTTGTTCGTTTAAgtttttatgaatatatattttttaatttacaactgaatttttaatttaattttgaaataattggATAATTGTCTCCAATCTTAAATACaatcttttataatttatatagataagctataattttttttggtttagtgataaaatagaattatcgatctaattatattatttacaaatatgcAATCTTggtctgaacaaaaaaaaattagctatAATATCTTCCACTTTATGTGTCTTCTTTGCATTAATATCTTTTCATAGACATCTTAGTCACTATTTTCTTTCTCTGGGCCGTCATGAaatctttcttgaaaaacccTTCGATGAGGCTGTTATATTCATTATGTGAAACtcaaaggggggggggggattaaTAATACAGTGACTTTctgtaatttatataaaatttgggATGGAATACTTGGAATGAGAAAAATTCAAGTGATATGGATTCTGTGCAATGCGTTCTTACCCATATATAACTTGATCGTGATATGATTCTACTAACTCTAGCCAGCACACTTCCAAATTTGCTTTCACACACTGATATTTTTGAGTTCATTAAGGCTTTAGGCTTCTTGTCGATTAAGTAATAACACTTTTTTCTGGCTTTGCCGACACGTCCTTATATACACCTTCGATCTGGCCTCCATGGCTTCTGAATACAAAAATTGCTGATGCAAAAACTCATCTCTTCTCGGCGTCTGTTTCTTTGTCTCCTCtgtatttttttggaaaatcaCACAACCATCACAGCCATGCCATGAGCACaccgcttcctggtgattcaaTCTACCGTTACGGCCATCACTCGCCAATACAATGCCACCACTTCTCCACCGTGCTCTAACAACTTTCATTAGACTCACCACTGCGTTAGTTCATATACATCATTTAGATGAAAACTTTGACATTGATTTACTTTTTATTGATTGAATTTAGCCAGTTTCTTGAGTTGACCCGAATTAAGGGTGGTGGTAGCAGAGCTTTCTATCACTTCCAAAGAGCCATTTGATGGTAGCATCATCTTGTGATAATCCTACATATCCTTTCTTCTCTTTTAGTTTCCACTAATCTCCAATCTTCTCGCTAATCTTGATCAGATTTGAGCCCAATTCAAGTGTTTCGACACCAAAAAATGAACCTAAAAGGAAATTGAATGTTAGTACTTAGTATGATGAAGTAAGATGAGGAACATGAAAGATTGTCCAGTTATTATTTcagttttgatttaatttgaaGGTGGGATGCAGAAGTTGATGAGGACAACTAATTGAATCATCAACTCGCTTGTTCTTAAAACGACGTATTTTGCATCGCAAGTACTGAGCATGAAGCTGACTACCACAGTCATCATCACTTAAagaattaaaatatgttaatcatTGTTTATAAGGCGGCTATTACATGGAAAatagatttattatttttaaaagcaCTTTGGACATCAAAGACATATAAACatacacaaaagaaaataaGGGAACATATACATAACAACAAACACGTAAAAAAGGGAACATATACCTGATCATCCAAGAGCAGCATATCGATGCCCATCAGTTCACCAGCTTTCCTGACATTCAGAATCAAAGTAGGCGTGTCAAAACCGTTCGAGTACAACCCTCTGGCTTCAACTCAGAAGGGCATATATGGGAAGCTGCCATCGTTCTTGGAAGGATGTTGTTGAATTATGAGTTGAGAGGAGTGAATAATCTGTGGAAACCATCTATCCGGAGACGCCAATTTATAGGTTTGAAAtcatggagaagatgaagaggacAGAGCTGATGAGATAATGCTACATAGTGGGGGTCGACTTTACTGAGATTGAATGCAAGGGTTAATGGTATCGTATTCAAGGGAGGTGCATCCGTTTCTCAGATCAAAGGCACCACGAAGGGAAGGTGATAgggtttgtttgatgttttcGGTGTAGACGAAGTGCTTATTAAGATGGGCTTAAGACTAATGAGAACAATATTCATATCTCCAGTGTGACTAAGCACAAAACAACCAAGCTCAATCGACCAAGCCCAAGACATTCCGTAAATGAGATTTAACGCAGGTTAAAGGTGCTGAAGTGGCGGCGCaaacctcccccccccccttcctTCTTGATGATGTGGAGGGCTACGGTGAGAGAAAACtctgttttattattatagatattatattactagggccggcccgccctacgggcgggatgatACTTTgaaaattatgtaaataattagaagaaatattcaatataatttttatattttaaaatatacatattagttaaattcagtatatgttattgtatttgaaGACTAAATATATCTCATGCCGTATTGAtaagtacttttttttttcatggtgCCATCACAtcattttttagtaattttcgGGAGCCGGATGAATCTAAAAGTATCGTGACGAAAGAGACGAActtttaattatagattaagTATATgtttatttgtaaaatttattattaggtCGGTTAATTATTGAGGTTAATTATTAGTTGTGTAAACcgtaaacaataatattaaaatattgtagCTTGACATGTTGGACATCTTAAATTTGATATAAACCAATCAAAGATGCATTGGTGGTGAAAGATATGATTGCATGGTACTTTGTTGAATTCTTTTTGCTTACAATATTGTTAATGAATACAACGCATAGTTCATCTTCTTTTTTAGGTGCGAGTGTcctaatatatatatctgaATCAATAATTACACAATATATCTGGATATTAGACGCACCTCATAAGTTGTTATATGATAAAAACTTTCATAACCACGGCATAAGTATccaattaaaagtaaaatataagctaaaattaataatatatataaattaatattttaaacccAATAAAGCATTTGactgaaataaataatatataatgatcAAATCTTAgggatttttatgttttttcgtacttagtatatattatgtgttgaacttgaaaaaatgactataaattaataagctACTTAGTTGACAACTGCTCTGATAAGTATTCTTTATTTGCGATATAGTATAAATTGTAAgctagttttatatatttttctgcgTGGCTCGTATCTATCTGTAAGTTACATTGTATTTTTATACATACaatttattagtaatatttGTGAAAATTACATTCGGTTAGGCCCATTTAACTATATGTACCATTCGATAAGTattcttatttcttttattcggtttggtttttagAACTACTAATTATTACGTTTCGCTCATGTAATGTGAAATACATTGATTCATAATGTTTAATATCTGTAGTAAGTGAATTATTAGCTATTGTAGCTGTTGTATTCATCCATTGTAATTTAGTTTTTGGGGTcgttttgtttaaatatataatgtaattttttttttatatataatgtaatgtTTTATGTCCTGGTGGAATGAAGG encodes:
- the LOC106378629 gene encoding uncharacterized protein At4g04775-like, whose translation is MTRNPTYFIVYLSSPSFYPSQKPIMTNNGGIPSRCWCGKGIVTYVSKTEENPYRRFFRCEIGLQRKKEQHLFKWVDEALLDEIERMHEQQSIIAEEIEDLRSSLKTTVEEMVIKHKKSEDVGLIGSILTILCLCSKFD
- the LOC106378628 gene encoding uncharacterized protein LOC106378628, which translates into the protein MVCEDFGTDVNLVNIKMSYLPSDLVIGLDSPTVFITNDRQLKNFLTYVKTKASTRLCVCIRSKVGFNLNEEPAESPNREEVGMSCEVSDDIDGEAELEAEDAKIDESDDESKCEKDMINGRSVRFSLVDVVKKGQHFTSKTALQTTMEICEMKHNFDYTVGKTDDDYRWRVRAEGLTGSSYFIIKKYVPDHSCAPSSRNHSVRTASSKTVGSLIMHKYESVKEGPKPNDIIQFMRNDHGVEISYSLAWEAREYAVNVVKGIPEKGYEKVPKYLHMMKEANPGSHTFYETDSTGRFRFLFISYGQSICGFYAGLRKVIVLDGTFLKSKYKGVLLVATALDGNSNLYPIAFGVVDSENNRSWEWNTSLAKVLAKVYPHSHHGICIHHLLNNVVTYFKGKGVAGLVAKASKA